A stretch of Longimicrobium sp. DNA encodes these proteins:
- a CDS encoding glycosyltransferase family 4 protein, whose amino-acid sequence MKRLLTIGHSYVVAMNRRLAHEMAVAGAGEWEVTCVAPARYPGDLRDVELEPIPGEACRTLGIPVRFARRPHLMRYGRELRPILRERWDVVHCWEEPYVLSAAQVARSVGRDAALVCATFQNLPKRYPPPFAQLERRVMRRADGWIAFGRTVEETLQGRPGYRDRPHAVIPPGVDAARFRPDPEARRRVRERLGWAGDGPPVVGYLGRFIEPKGLRVLMRALDGLGGARAMLVGGGEMEGELRDWAAARGDAVRIVTGIPHDAVPEHLAAMDLLVAPSLTTPRWREQFGRMLAEAMASGVPVIGSNSGEIPHVIGDAGAVVREGDADALRTAIRRWTADPAARAEAAARGLERVRTEFALPVVARRHLDFFDAILDRNLTRRRGDAEK is encoded by the coding sequence ATGAAGCGCCTGCTCACCATCGGCCACAGCTACGTGGTGGCGATGAACCGGCGGCTGGCGCACGAGATGGCCGTCGCGGGCGCGGGCGAGTGGGAGGTCACGTGCGTCGCGCCCGCGCGCTACCCGGGCGATCTGCGCGACGTCGAGCTGGAGCCGATCCCGGGCGAGGCGTGCCGCACCCTCGGCATCCCCGTGCGCTTCGCGCGGCGGCCGCACCTGATGCGCTACGGCCGCGAGCTGCGCCCCATCCTGCGCGAGCGCTGGGACGTGGTGCACTGCTGGGAGGAGCCGTACGTCCTTTCCGCCGCGCAGGTCGCGCGATCCGTCGGGCGCGATGCGGCGCTGGTCTGCGCGACGTTCCAGAATCTCCCCAAGCGCTACCCGCCGCCCTTCGCGCAGCTGGAGCGCCGGGTGATGCGCCGCGCCGACGGCTGGATCGCCTTCGGGCGGACGGTGGAGGAGACGCTGCAGGGCCGCCCCGGCTATCGCGACCGCCCGCACGCCGTCATCCCCCCCGGCGTCGACGCGGCGCGCTTCCGCCCCGATCCCGAGGCGCGCCGCCGCGTCCGCGAACGGCTGGGGTGGGCGGGAGATGGGCCGCCCGTCGTGGGCTACCTCGGCCGCTTCATCGAGCCGAAGGGGCTGCGCGTGCTGATGCGGGCGCTCGACGGGCTTGGCGGCGCCCGGGCGATGCTGGTCGGCGGCGGGGAGATGGAGGGCGAGCTGCGCGATTGGGCCGCGGCGCGCGGGGACGCGGTGCGCATCGTCACCGGCATCCCCCACGACGCGGTGCCGGAGCATCTCGCCGCGATGGACCTGCTGGTGGCGCCGAGCCTGACCACGCCGCGCTGGCGCGAGCAGTTCGGGCGGATGCTGGCCGAGGCGATGGCGTCGGGCGTCCCCGTCATCGGCAGCAACAGCGGCGAGATCCCGCACGTGATCGGCGACGCGGGCGCCGTCGTCCGCGAGGGAGATGCGGACGCGCTGCGCACCGCCATCCGCCGCTGGACCGCCGATCCCGCCGCCCGCGCGGAGGCGGCGGCGCGCGGACTGGAGCGCGTGCGCACGGAGTTCGCGCTCCCCGTCGTCGCGCGCCGGCACCTCGATTTCTTCGACGCCATCCTCGACCGAAATCTCACGCGGAGACGCGGAGACGCAGAGAAATGA
- a CDS encoding class I SAM-dependent methyltransferase, producing MSTDERVREGAYARRQLFGGFRLLRWSHGSRFRVARELVAPHAGARLLDYGCGDGTFLSMVRDLFPAAVGAEVDAALAAEAAARFAGDEGLRFVHTSALDGEPDGGFGVAVCMEVLEHCTAETADRVLADLRRLVARDGTVVISVPVETGPALVGKQMYRALAARRGLEGYRERETYTPRELAAMVFAGGGTGIQRPVYASSFASGEANVYHGHKGFNWRALRRRLARDFTVRRTLFSPVPLLGPLLNSQAWFVLSPK from the coding sequence ATGAGCACCGACGAACGGGTCCGCGAAGGCGCGTATGCCCGCCGCCAGCTCTTCGGCGGGTTCCGGCTGCTGCGCTGGAGCCACGGCTCGCGCTTCCGCGTGGCCCGCGAGCTGGTGGCCCCGCACGCCGGCGCCCGCCTGCTGGACTACGGCTGCGGCGACGGCACCTTCCTGTCGATGGTGCGCGACCTCTTCCCCGCGGCCGTCGGCGCCGAGGTGGACGCCGCCCTGGCCGCCGAGGCCGCCGCGCGCTTCGCGGGGGACGAGGGCCTGCGCTTCGTCCACACCTCCGCGCTCGACGGCGAGCCGGACGGGGGCTTCGGCGTCGCGGTCTGCATGGAGGTGCTGGAGCACTGCACCGCCGAGACGGCGGACCGCGTCCTGGCCGATCTGCGCCGGCTGGTGGCGAGGGACGGCACCGTCGTCATCTCCGTCCCCGTGGAGACGGGGCCCGCGCTCGTCGGCAAGCAGATGTACCGCGCGCTCGCCGCCCGCCGCGGGCTGGAGGGCTACCGCGAGCGCGAGACGTACACCCCGCGCGAGCTGGCGGCGATGGTGTTCGCGGGCGGCGGCACCGGCATCCAGCGCCCCGTCTACGCGTCCAGCTTCGCCTCCGGCGAGGCGAACGTGTACCACGGCCACAAGGGGTTCAACTGGCGCGCGCTGCGGCGGCGGCTGGCGCGCGACTTCACCGTCCGCCGCACCCTCTTCTCCCCCGTGCCGCTCCTGGGCCCGCTCCTGAACAGCCAGGCATGGTTCGTACTCTCGCCGAAGTAG
- a CDS encoding glycosyltransferase family 1 protein: MVRTLAEVAPAPRPVAAPRRKPVRVGIVADFVEERWPSMDLAAELTEMGIDRYGGGAFDPEILRPAMPRIRGRFGPAEASASNVDRYLGRYVAYPRWLRRRARDFRIFHVIDHSYAHLVDHLPNKPVVVTCHDLDAFRSLVGPEREARPWWFRATMKRVMAGLGHAAHVICDTGAVRDQLVELGLADPQRLTVVPLPVHPDFAPDPDSAADAEAARLLGPADGSAIDLLHVGINVPRKRLEFLLRIFAALRERHPALRLVRVGGRLSAEQRELCGELGIPLDRVAELPFISRPVLAAVYRRAAAMLATSKREGFGWPVVEAMACGTPVVASDLRVFREVGGEAVTYVPVRDLQAWVETVDRLILDRGDRRQWAGRREAALERADAFSLESYARGVLAVYRQVLGMREG, encoded by the coding sequence ATGGTTCGTACTCTCGCCGAAGTAGCGCCCGCGCCCCGGCCGGTCGCCGCGCCGCGCCGCAAGCCGGTGCGCGTGGGGATCGTGGCCGACTTCGTGGAGGAGCGCTGGCCCAGCATGGACCTGGCGGCGGAGCTCACGGAGATGGGGATCGACCGGTACGGCGGCGGCGCCTTCGACCCGGAGATCCTGCGCCCCGCGATGCCCCGCATCCGCGGCCGCTTCGGTCCGGCGGAGGCATCCGCCAGCAACGTGGACCGCTATCTCGGCCGCTACGTGGCGTATCCGCGGTGGCTCCGCCGGCGCGCGCGGGATTTCCGCATCTTCCACGTCATCGACCACAGCTACGCGCACCTGGTCGATCATCTCCCGAACAAGCCCGTCGTCGTCACCTGCCACGACCTGGACGCCTTCCGCTCGCTGGTCGGCCCGGAGCGCGAGGCGCGGCCGTGGTGGTTCCGGGCGACGATGAAGCGGGTGATGGCGGGGCTGGGCCACGCGGCGCACGTCATCTGCGACACCGGCGCGGTCCGCGACCAGCTGGTGGAGCTCGGGCTGGCCGATCCCCAGCGCCTCACCGTCGTTCCCCTCCCCGTGCACCCCGACTTCGCGCCCGACCCCGACTCCGCCGCCGATGCCGAGGCCGCGCGGCTGCTGGGCCCGGCGGATGGGTCGGCCATCGACCTGCTGCACGTGGGGATCAACGTTCCGCGCAAGCGGCTGGAGTTCCTGCTGCGCATCTTCGCGGCGCTGCGCGAGCGGCATCCCGCGCTGCGGCTGGTGCGCGTGGGCGGGCGGCTGAGCGCGGAGCAGCGGGAGCTGTGCGGGGAGCTGGGAATTCCGCTCGACCGCGTGGCCGAGCTGCCGTTCATCTCCCGCCCGGTCCTGGCCGCCGTCTACCGCCGCGCCGCGGCGATGCTGGCGACGAGCAAGCGCGAGGGCTTCGGCTGGCCCGTGGTGGAGGCAATGGCGTGCGGCACGCCCGTGGTCGCCAGCGATCTGCGCGTCTTCCGCGAGGTCGGCGGCGAGGCGGTGACGTACGTTCCCGTGCGCGACCTGCAGGCGTGGGTGGAGACCGTGGACCGGCTGATCCTCGACCGCGGCGACCGGCGCCAGTGGGCCGGCCGCCGCGAGGCCGCCCTGGAGCGCGCCGACGCCTTCTCGCTGGAGTCGTACGCCCGCGGCGTGCTGGCCGTCTACCGCCAGGTGCTGGGGATGAGGGAAGGGTGA
- a CDS encoding glycosyltransferase codes for MTERRLKVLHVGKFYPPHQGGMETHLELLCRMTQADVDLSVLVSADDAATTREVRGGIPVTRIGTRLTLASASFNPGMAREIRRADADIVHFHHPNPTAVLSYLAARPRGKLVVTYHSDIVRQRVLGPLFSPILHRFLRRADAIIATSPDYAASSPVLRRHAERVTTIPFGIDVDALQRVDADEVRAIRARFGERIVFAAGRLVYYKGFAYLVRAMKRVDARLLIAGAGPLRGELERLAAEEGVAGKVTLLGAVPDLRPYYHAAGVFALPSVARSEAFGLVQMEAMACGVPVVNTALDSGVPFVSPHGVTGLTVPPADADALGDAVTRLLDDAPLRGRMGAAGRARVAGELSAGGMARRTVELYHSVASGSFRRTFP; via the coding sequence ATGACCGAGCGGCGATTGAAGGTGCTGCACGTGGGCAAGTTCTATCCGCCGCACCAGGGGGGAATGGAAACGCACCTGGAGCTGCTCTGCCGGATGACGCAGGCGGACGTGGACCTCTCCGTGCTCGTCAGCGCGGACGATGCGGCGACCACGCGCGAGGTGCGGGGCGGCATCCCCGTCACCCGCATCGGGACGAGGCTGACGCTCGCGTCGGCGTCGTTCAATCCGGGGATGGCGCGGGAGATCCGGCGCGCTGACGCGGACATCGTCCACTTCCATCATCCCAATCCCACCGCCGTGCTGTCGTACCTGGCGGCGCGGCCGCGCGGGAAGCTCGTGGTCACCTACCACAGCGACATCGTGCGCCAGCGCGTGCTGGGGCCGCTCTTCTCGCCCATCCTGCACCGCTTCCTCCGCCGCGCGGACGCGATCATCGCCACCTCGCCGGACTACGCGGCCAGCTCCCCCGTCCTCCGCCGCCACGCGGAGCGGGTGACGACCATCCCCTTCGGCATCGACGTGGACGCGCTGCAGCGGGTGGACGCGGACGAGGTGCGGGCGATCCGCGCCAGGTTCGGAGAGCGCATCGTCTTCGCCGCGGGAAGGCTGGTCTACTACAAGGGTTTTGCGTACCTTGTGCGCGCCATGAAGCGGGTGGACGCGCGCCTCCTGATCGCCGGCGCGGGCCCGCTGCGCGGCGAGCTGGAGCGGCTGGCGGCGGAGGAAGGCGTCGCGGGAAAGGTGACGCTGCTCGGCGCCGTGCCGGACCTGCGTCCGTACTACCACGCCGCCGGCGTGTTCGCGCTCCCCAGCGTGGCCCGCAGCGAGGCGTTCGGGCTGGTGCAGATGGAGGCAATGGCCTGCGGGGTCCCGGTGGTGAACACCGCGCTCGACAGCGGCGTCCCTTTCGTCTCGCCGCACGGCGTCACCGGCCTCACCGTCCCCCCCGCCGACGCGGACGCGCTGGGCGATGCGGTCACCCGGCTGCTGGACGACGCGCCGCTGCGCGGGCGGATGGGCGCCGCGGGGCGGGCGCGGGTGGCCGGCGAGCTCTCGGCCGGGGGCATGGCCCGGCGGACCGTGGAGCTTTATCATTCCGTGGCAAGCGGTTCCTTCCGCCGTACATTTCCCTGA
- a CDS encoding GDP-L-fucose synthase, translating to MSEQAPLAPGTHPERELSPEFWRTRRVLVTGGTGFLGSHVVELLRRLGAAEVFVPRRAEYDLTEHRNVERVMEESRPDVVLHLAAEVGGIGANRAHPGRFFYNNIMMGAQLIEEARLRGVEKFVQVGTVCAYPKYTPVPFREEDFWIGYPEETNAPYGIAKKALHVQLTAYRQEYGLNGIYLLPTNLYGPRDNFDPETSHVIPALIRRVVEAKRTGADELVIWGTGQASREFLYVEDCARALLLAAEHYDDADPVNVGIGLEIRISEVAQLIADIVGFRGRFAYDTGKPDGQPRRCLDTSKALSLFGFRAHVNVREGLERTIEWYLKD from the coding sequence ATGAGTGAGCAGGCCCCGCTCGCCCCCGGGACACACCCGGAGCGCGAGCTTTCTCCCGAGTTCTGGCGCACGCGCCGGGTGCTGGTCACCGGCGGCACCGGCTTCCTGGGCTCGCACGTGGTGGAGCTGCTGCGCCGCCTGGGCGCCGCTGAGGTCTTCGTTCCCCGCCGCGCCGAGTACGACCTGACCGAGCACCGCAACGTGGAGCGGGTGATGGAGGAATCCCGCCCCGACGTGGTGCTGCACCTGGCCGCCGAGGTGGGGGGGATCGGGGCCAACCGCGCGCACCCGGGGCGCTTCTTCTACAACAACATCATGATGGGCGCGCAGCTGATCGAGGAGGCGCGGCTGCGCGGGGTGGAGAAGTTCGTCCAGGTGGGCACCGTGTGCGCGTACCCCAAGTACACGCCGGTGCCCTTCCGCGAGGAGGACTTCTGGATCGGCTACCCGGAAGAGACCAACGCGCCGTACGGGATCGCCAAGAAGGCGCTGCACGTGCAGCTCACGGCGTACCGGCAGGAGTACGGGCTGAACGGCATCTACCTGCTCCCCACCAACCTGTACGGCCCGCGCGACAACTTCGACCCCGAGACCAGCCACGTCATCCCGGCGCTGATCCGCCGCGTGGTCGAGGCCAAGCGGACGGGCGCGGACGAGCTGGTGATCTGGGGCACGGGGCAGGCCTCGCGCGAGTTCCTGTACGTGGAGGACTGCGCGCGCGCCCTGCTGCTGGCCGCCGAGCACTACGACGACGCCGACCCGGTGAACGTGGGGATCGGGCTGGAGATCCGCATCTCCGAAGTCGCCCAGCTGATCGCCGACATCGTGGGCTTCCGGGGGCGCTTCGCCTACGACACCGGCAAGCCCGACGGCCAGCCGCGCCGCTGCCTGGACACCTCGAAGGCGCTTTCCCTCTTCGGCTTCCGCGCGCACGTGAACGTCCGCGAGGGGCTGGAGCGGACGATCGAGTGGTATCTCAAGGACTGA
- a CDS encoding polysaccharide biosynthesis tyrosine autokinase has translation MSELSPIETHVKQLAERPVRDPVLRSSLTPQAEEERDGIPLRDYLNAVRRYWWLVAAAVVLSVGLAVWRVSKELPMFMASTSVRLRDPSVKMSGDLSATAAGGNADQLPGYYTDPILSQIQVLRSRAVAGMVVDSLGLRLHPEMPDFPYAVLGPVAVNSAAQEGDTMAVRFGAREVVATLSGVTARGPYRQPLQLPGVTATFARRPAFAQARFAVVSRDEAINMVLNGVQANPRQLTNVIDIAYLAYDRTLAKRVADASAASFQYLNAQSAQQASRRRAQFIHEQLRSTDSLLMTAQMQLSSFRKSVNAFSPQERFKATQDGLANLRIQREQLAQEQRIYDQMAQALGTGGRGGDEMAALAASPQVASNGGLVSLYQQMLRYQTVRDSLTTGPWSRATTNPDVQRLDSLINTSHSRLSSAVQARGTALAAQLRVMDGLMASDAASAAQLPDAEAEGQRLARQVETLQTLADDLLREQQKARIDEAVEAGQVEIMDQALLPPGPMSRGGKKRVLFALLIGLMIGCGGALLLDRLNTSLLRREEVEGLLHLPVLAIVPRIAASGATGLRKKLKVPMANALVRRAPDPADALITVTDLHSAGSQAYRKLRTHLIFSTGGDPLRTLMVTSPGAGEGKSTVCANLAVTFAQQHMRVLLVDCDMRRSRLHSLFGTGRVPGLTEVLARQGTLEEAIRPTTVEGLHILPAGTLVPNISELLGGAGMRAVMAELSARYDLVVVDTPPVLAAADAEILGVQTDAVLMVVRAGQTDRQPAQYAVQQLRAIGARVVGAVLNDPDEKVADYGRYTYYYDYYSQGATA, from the coding sequence GTGTCCGAGCTGAGCCCCATCGAAACACACGTGAAGCAGCTGGCCGAGCGCCCCGTGCGCGACCCCGTGCTGCGGTCGTCGCTGACCCCGCAGGCCGAGGAGGAGCGCGACGGCATTCCGCTGCGCGACTACCTGAACGCCGTCCGCCGCTACTGGTGGCTGGTGGCCGCCGCCGTGGTGCTGTCGGTGGGGCTGGCCGTGTGGCGCGTGTCGAAGGAGCTGCCGATGTTCATGGCCAGCACCTCGGTGCGGCTGCGCGACCCGTCGGTGAAGATGTCGGGCGACCTGTCGGCCACCGCCGCCGGCGGCAACGCCGACCAGCTCCCCGGCTACTACACCGACCCCATCCTTTCCCAGATCCAGGTGCTGCGCAGCCGCGCCGTGGCCGGGATGGTGGTGGACTCGCTGGGGCTCAGGCTGCACCCCGAGATGCCCGATTTCCCGTATGCCGTGCTGGGCCCCGTGGCCGTGAACTCGGCGGCGCAGGAGGGCGACACCATGGCCGTGCGCTTCGGCGCCCGCGAGGTCGTCGCCACGCTGAGCGGCGTCACCGCGCGCGGGCCCTATCGCCAGCCGCTGCAGCTGCCGGGGGTGACCGCCACCTTCGCGCGCCGCCCCGCCTTCGCCCAGGCGCGCTTCGCCGTGGTCTCGCGCGACGAGGCCATCAACATGGTGCTGAACGGCGTGCAGGCGAACCCGCGCCAGCTCACCAACGTCATCGACATCGCCTACCTGGCGTACGACCGCACGCTGGCCAAGCGCGTGGCCGACGCCAGCGCCGCATCGTTCCAGTACCTGAACGCCCAGAGCGCGCAGCAGGCCTCGCGGCGGCGCGCGCAGTTCATTCACGAGCAGCTGCGCAGCACCGACTCGCTGCTGATGACGGCGCAGATGCAGCTGAGCTCGTTCCGCAAGAGCGTGAACGCCTTCAGCCCGCAGGAGCGCTTCAAGGCCACGCAGGACGGCCTGGCCAACCTGCGCATCCAGCGCGAGCAGCTGGCGCAGGAGCAGCGCATCTACGACCAGATGGCGCAGGCGCTGGGCACCGGCGGCCGCGGCGGCGACGAGATGGCGGCGCTGGCGGCCAGCCCGCAGGTGGCGTCGAACGGCGGCCTGGTTTCGCTGTACCAGCAGATGCTGCGCTACCAGACGGTGCGCGACTCGCTGACCACCGGCCCCTGGTCGCGCGCCACCACCAACCCCGACGTGCAGCGGCTGGACTCGCTCATCAACACCTCGCACTCGCGGCTCTCCAGCGCGGTGCAGGCGCGCGGCACCGCGCTGGCCGCGCAGCTCCGGGTGATGGACGGCCTGATGGCCTCCGACGCCGCCAGCGCTGCCCAGCTCCCCGACGCCGAGGCCGAGGGGCAGCGGCTGGCGCGGCAGGTGGAAACGCTGCAGACGCTGGCCGACGACCTGCTGCGCGAGCAGCAGAAGGCGCGCATCGACGAGGCGGTCGAGGCGGGGCAGGTGGAGATCATGGACCAGGCTCTCCTTCCCCCCGGCCCCATGTCGCGCGGTGGCAAGAAGCGCGTGCTCTTCGCGCTGCTGATCGGGCTGATGATCGGGTGCGGCGGCGCGCTGCTGCTGGACCGCCTGAACACCTCGCTCCTGCGCCGCGAGGAGGTGGAGGGGCTGCTGCACCTGCCGGTGCTGGCCATCGTCCCCCGCATCGCCGCCAGCGGCGCCACGGGGCTCAGGAAGAAGCTGAAGGTGCCGATGGCCAACGCGCTGGTGCGGCGCGCGCCGGACCCGGCCGACGCGCTGATCACGGTCACCGACCTGCACTCGGCCGGCTCGCAGGCGTACCGCAAGCTGCGCACGCACCTGATCTTCTCCACCGGCGGCGACCCGCTGCGCACGCTGATGGTCACCAGCCCCGGCGCGGGCGAGGGGAAGAGCACGGTGTGCGCGAACCTGGCCGTGACCTTCGCGCAGCAGCACATGCGCGTGCTGCTGGTGGACTGCGACATGCGCCGCAGCCGCCTGCACTCGCTCTTCGGCACCGGGCGCGTTCCCGGCCTCACCGAGGTGCTGGCGCGCCAGGGCACGCTGGAAGAGGCCATCCGGCCCACCACGGTGGAGGGGCTGCACATCCTTCCCGCGGGCACGCTGGTCCCCAACATCAGCGAGCTGCTGGGCGGGGCGGGGATGCGCGCGGTGATGGCCGAGCTGTCGGCGCGCTACGACCTGGTGGTGGTCGACACGCCGCCGGTGCTGGCCGCCGCCGACGCGGAGATCCTGGGCGTGCAGACCGACGCGGTGCTGATGGTGGTGCGCGCCGGCCAGACCGACCGCCAGCCCGCGCAGTACGCCGTGCAGCAGCTGCGCGCCATCGGGGCGCGGGTGGTGGGCGCCGTGCTGAACGACCCGGACGAGAAGGTGGCCGACTACGGACGGTACACCTACTACTACGACTACTACTCGCAGGGTGCGACGGCGTAA
- a CDS encoding ZIP family metal transporter, with translation MTAALLYALIAAGANLLGGLVITGHSRGGRQAQRLLIAFGAGFMLATAFLAMVPEAIATGGEGAGMGILLGYLLVHITQHALTPHFHFGEETHTHEMVNPWVGIAALLGLVLHTFFDGVAIAAGFQVASWLGMLVFVAIVLHKIPEGVTVASIMLASGNSRGRAMAAVAALGVSTVLGVLLTETVGPLARQGLALSAGVTIYVAASNLVPEVQKGRKLAPALAVCAGALLFYLTFLMLRGIVH, from the coding sequence TTGACTGCTGCGCTGCTGTACGCATTGATCGCCGCGGGCGCCAACCTCCTGGGCGGGCTCGTCATCACCGGCCACTCGCGCGGCGGGCGGCAGGCGCAGCGCCTGCTCATCGCCTTCGGCGCGGGGTTCATGCTGGCCACGGCCTTCCTGGCCATGGTCCCCGAGGCCATCGCCACGGGCGGCGAGGGGGCGGGGATGGGAATCCTCCTCGGCTACCTTCTCGTCCACATCACCCAGCACGCGCTGACGCCGCACTTCCACTTCGGCGAGGAGACGCATACCCACGAGATGGTGAACCCGTGGGTCGGCATCGCCGCGCTGCTGGGGCTGGTGCTGCACACCTTCTTCGACGGCGTGGCCATCGCCGCCGGCTTCCAGGTGGCGTCGTGGCTGGGGATGCTCGTCTTCGTCGCCATCGTCCTCCACAAGATCCCCGAGGGCGTCACCGTCGCCTCGATCATGCTGGCCAGCGGCAACTCGCGCGGGCGGGCGATGGCGGCGGTCGCGGCGCTCGGCGTCTCCACCGTGCTGGGCGTGCTGCTGACGGAGACGGTGGGGCCGCTCGCCCGGCAGGGGCTGGCGCTGAGCGCCGGCGTGACCATCTACGTCGCCGCCTCGAACCTGGTGCCCGAGGTGCAGAAGGGGCGCAAGCTGGCGCCGGCGCTGGCCGTCTGCGCGGGGGCGCTCCTCTTCTACCTCACCTTCCTGATGCTGCGGGGGATCGTCCATTGA
- a CDS encoding replication-associated recombination protein A, producing the protein MSDLSLFGEPEPRRRDDPPPADPPPAAASPDAPLAERMRPHTLDEMVGQQALVGPEGTLRKLLAAGHLPNLILYGPPGSGKTTLGRMVAAESGSTFVPFNAVSEGVPRLREVVKEAEARRRGGRRTLLFIDEIHRLNKGQQDFLLPWIESGLMTLVGATTEHPGFEINAAVLSRSRVLVLDPLSEDDVRAVVRRALEDPERGFGGRVEMEPEAEDVLVRNTGGDARQALTGLEIAARLAGKGGTVTADAVREALQQPMARYDTTLGYEMLSAFHKSLRSSSGSGALYWAMRMVQSGEDPKTLFRRLVAAAYEDVGLADPQAGIVAVQAMLAFERLGVPEGLLPLYNAILYVANAPKSNRAYLAGGAAAEAARQHPDAPVPLHLRNAPTSLMKEWGYGEGYKYAHNYEGGVVDLQCLPDVIRDERFYEPTDRGFEAEIARRMAERGDSG; encoded by the coding sequence TTGAGCGACCTGTCCCTTTTCGGCGAGCCCGAGCCGCGCCGCCGCGACGACCCGCCGCCCGCCGATCCGCCTCCCGCGGCGGCGTCGCCGGACGCGCCGCTGGCGGAGCGGATGCGGCCGCACACGCTGGACGAGATGGTGGGGCAGCAGGCGCTGGTGGGCCCCGAGGGAACGCTGCGGAAGCTGCTCGCCGCCGGGCATCTCCCCAACCTGATCCTCTACGGGCCGCCGGGGAGCGGGAAAACCACGCTGGGGCGGATGGTGGCCGCGGAGAGCGGATCGACCTTCGTTCCCTTCAACGCCGTCAGCGAGGGCGTCCCCCGGCTGCGCGAGGTGGTGAAGGAGGCCGAGGCGCGGCGCCGCGGCGGGCGGCGCACGCTGCTGTTCATCGACGAGATCCACCGGCTGAACAAGGGGCAGCAGGACTTCCTCCTCCCCTGGATCGAGTCGGGGCTGATGACGCTGGTGGGCGCGACGACGGAGCATCCCGGCTTCGAGATCAACGCCGCCGTCCTGTCCCGCTCGCGCGTCCTCGTCCTGGACCCGCTGTCGGAGGACGACGTGCGCGCCGTGGTGCGCCGCGCGCTGGAGGACCCCGAGCGCGGCTTCGGCGGGCGGGTGGAGATGGAGCCCGAGGCCGAGGACGTGCTGGTGCGCAACACGGGCGGCGACGCGCGCCAGGCGCTGACCGGGCTGGAGATCGCCGCGCGCCTCGCCGGCAAAGGCGGGACGGTGACGGCGGACGCGGTGCGCGAGGCGCTGCAGCAGCCCATGGCGCGGTACGACACCACGCTGGGCTACGAGATGCTGAGCGCCTTCCACAAGTCGCTCCGAAGCAGCTCCGGGTCGGGGGCGCTCTACTGGGCGATGCGGATGGTGCAGAGCGGGGAAGACCCAAAGACGCTCTTCCGCCGCCTGGTCGCCGCGGCGTACGAGGATGTCGGCCTCGCCGATCCGCAGGCGGGCATCGTGGCGGTGCAGGCGATGCTGGCGTTCGAGCGGCTGGGCGTGCCCGAGGGGCTGCTCCCGCTCTACAACGCCATCCTGTACGTGGCCAACGCGCCCAAGTCCAACCGCGCGTACCTGGCCGGCGGTGCCGCGGCCGAGGCGGCGCGCCAGCACCCGGACGCGCCCGTCCCCCTCCACCTCCGCAACGCGCCCACCTCGCTGATGAAGGAGTGGGGATACGGCGAGGGATACAAGTACGCCCACAACTACGAGGGCGGCGTGGTCGACCTGCAGTGCCTGCCGGACGTCATCAGGGACGAGCGCTTCTACGAGCCCACCGATCGCGGCTTCGAGGCCGAGATCGCGCGGCGCATGGCGGAGCGGGGGGACAGCGGGTGA
- a CDS encoding ABC transporter ATP-binding protein, translating into MTMDVHPLEVRRVRKAYRRHVVLDGVSFDVRAGEAVALVGPNGAGKSTLIGCITADRLPNAGTVRICGADPFADASAAAACMGYVPEQPFLYPELSVAELLRFVAAARGLDDAESAAETARLLTMLGLAGAEAALCRELSQGMGRKTAIAAALLHRPRMIVLDEALNGLDRTSAGRLVAELDARRAEGAAVLISSHDLDFLAGWCDRGILLTPQSQSRLLEGGDWEAWRRAPSLVLPTRPS; encoded by the coding sequence ATGACGATGGACGTCCATCCGCTGGAAGTGCGCAGGGTGCGCAAGGCGTATCGCCGCCACGTGGTGCTGGACGGCGTGTCGTTCGACGTCCGCGCCGGTGAGGCGGTGGCGCTCGTAGGCCCCAACGGCGCGGGAAAGAGCACGCTCATCGGCTGCATCACCGCCGACCGCCTGCCGAACGCCGGGACGGTGCGCATCTGCGGCGCCGACCCGTTCGCCGACGCGAGTGCGGCCGCGGCGTGCATGGGCTACGTCCCCGAGCAGCCCTTTCTCTACCCCGAGCTGAGCGTGGCCGAGCTGCTGCGCTTCGTGGCCGCCGCGCGCGGGCTGGACGATGCGGAGTCCGCCGCGGAAACGGCGCGCCTGCTGACGATGCTGGGGCTCGCGGGCGCGGAGGCCGCCCTCTGCCGCGAGCTGTCGCAGGGGATGGGGCGAAAGACCGCGATCGCCGCCGCGCTCCTGCACCGCCCGCGGATGATCGTGCTGGACGAGGCGCTGAACGGCCTCGACCGCACCTCCGCCGGGCGCCTGGTCGCCGAGCTGGACGCGCGGCGGGCGGAGGGCGCGGCGGTCCTCATCTCCAGCCACGACCTCGATTTCCTGGCCGGCTGGTGCGACCGCGGCATCCTCCTCACCCCTCAATCCCAATCGCGCCTGCTGGAGGGTGGCGATTGGGAGGCGTGGCGCCGCGCGCCGTCTCTCGTTCTCCCGACTCGACCTTCCTGA